Proteins from a genomic interval of Oncorhynchus mykiss isolate Arlee chromosome 21, USDA_OmykA_1.1, whole genome shotgun sequence:
- the pfn1 gene encoding Profilin-1, with amino-acid sequence MAWDGYITNLMAGTPPFVQEAAICGSDAGKESVWAATPGGQLAGVTVAEIKAMMSLDRSPLFASGLHLGGNKCTVLRDNLHTEGDNTLDVKMRPTATDPLSYSITIAKTGQTLIIVKGMKDIPGGKINIKASDMMQYLRKNGY; translated from the exons ATGGCGTGGGATGGCTATATAACCAACCTGATGGCGGGAACACCTCCCTTTGTGCAAGAGGCAGCGATCTGTGGTTCTGATGCGGGTAAGGAGTCGGTCTGGGCAGCAACACCTGGAGGTCAACTGGCTGGTGTGACG GTTGCAGAGATCAAGGCGATGATGTCATTGGATCGTTCTCCTCTCTTCGCCAGTGGTCTTCATCTCGGTGGGAACAAGTGTACTGTCCTGAGAGATAATCTCCACACTGAAGGGGACAACACTTTAGATGTTAAGATGAGGCCCACTGCTACTGATCCCCTCTCCTACAGCATCACCATCGCAAAGACTGGCCAGA ctctGATCATTGTTAAAGGGATGAAGGACATTCCTGGAGGAAAGATCAACATAAAGGCCTCCGACATGATGCAGTACCTGAGGAAGAATGGCTACTAA